Part of the Candidatus Paceibacterota bacterium genome is shown below.
CAACAACTCCAATTTCAACACTTACCGTCGTTGGAACATCGACAGCAAACCCATTTACTGTTGCCTCGTCAACTGGCTCAAGTCTCTTGACTGTCTTAAAAAACGGTAATGTGGGAATTGGATCAAGTAATCCAACGTATAAATTGACAGTAGCAGGTACTTCTAACTTTACTGGCACTTCTAACTTTACTGGTGCTAACGTAACAGGAACTTTGACGGTTACTAATGGTCTTGATGGGGTATTTCTTTCAGAGGCAATATACTCCGATGAGGCTGGCTTGTACTCAAATAATAGTACTCAGCAAATTGCCACATTTGATTCAAACACTGGTTTATACAACTACGGCGATCAGGTTTTTGTTGCTGCAAACTCTGGTATTGGAATTGGTTCAACATCTCCAAATGCAAAATTGGCAGTTAAGTCAAATCCTGGCTTGAATCCTGTTGCGATTGCTTCATCATCAGGACTAACGCTTTTTACAATCATTCAAAACGGTAATACAGGAATCGGTACGACATCTCCACAAAAGAAACTACATGTATATACAACAGCAGACGAAGCTCCAGTTCGATTCGAAGATTCAAATGGATATTGTGAAATCAATCCAACATCAACAACGTGGACATGTACATCTGATGTGAATTTGAAGAAGGATATTATGACGCTTGCAAGTACGGATATGGCAGGAAAAGTTATGGCGCTTAACCCTGTAACGTTTAAGTGGAAAAATCAAACAACAGATGACCTTCGATATGGTTTGATTGCTCAGGAAGTGGAAGAGGTGTTCCCAGAATTTGTTCAAACTGATGAACGAGGGAATAAGTCTGTTTCATACGGATCATTTACACCAGTACTTATCTCGGCAGTACAATCAATCGATGCACGAGTAAAAACACTAGAAGAATCACTTGCTGATGCACAGGCAAGTATGTCGTCATCTGTTGGAGAATGGATTGGCACTCAAATTTCTGCCGTTATCGGTTCGTTTAAGAAAATTAAGGTTGAGGAAGGAATGGAGATTAAAGACCAGAAGACTGGTGATGTATATTGCGTAACTATTAGTGATGGTGAATGGCTAAAGACAAAAGGAGAGTGTGGATCTGAGCCTGTAACTGGTGGAAACGATGAGCCGGTAGAGCCTCCTACAGACCCAATTGATGAACCTGTCGATGATCCAGTTGATCCTATTCAAACTCCAGTAGGTGTACCAGTTGAAAACCCAACAGAACCTGAGCCAGTTGAAGAAGTACATGATTCTGAAGGGGTTCCTGAAACTAACGAACCAAACGAGGCTTCTGGAGATGAGAGCGGGGATTCTTCAGGGGGTGATTCAAGTGAAGGTGGTGATACTGGAAGTGAAGCTGGAGAGTAATTTAAGCTCGCTTAGCAATTCCAATATAGTTATAAATTAATGGTTTAGATTTTTCTTGAGAGCAGTCAATTTTCTCAAATGAAAAACCAGCTTGCACAATCATTTCTTTGATATTTCTGTCGTAATGACAATTACCGGTGAAGTGTTTTGTGAGAAAGGTAAAGCAGGTTTGAATTATATGAGTAATTTTTAGTGGTGAAACACCGTGATCTGCAAAAATAAATTTTCCGGTTGGTTTTAGTACTCTTGAAATTTCTTTGAGTACTTGTGGTAAATCAGTAACACTACAGAGTGTCCACGTAGAAACAACCGTATCGATTGAGTGGTTGGGGAGGAGAATTGCCTCTGCGCTACTCTCTAAAAATTCAACAGGGTATGAAAGTGCAGTTGCACGTGTCTTGGCAATTTTGATTAATCCCTCTGACGGATCAAGAGCATATAGTTTCTCTATTTGTTTGTAGTGGGCGAAATTGTATCCAGGACCAATCCCTATCTCCAGTACAATTCCAGTTGCGTTTACTAATACTTCTTCTCGGGTGTCTTCAAGGTCCTTTGAATACATCTCGTAATTCAATAGTTTTGGAACAATATATGTTTGATACCAATGAGTCATGAAAATGCAGCTGCGGAGACGGAGGGATTCGAACCCTCGGGGCCTTTTAAGGGGCCCACCTCTTTAGCAAAGAGGCACGATAGACCACTCTGACACATCTCCAATGTGTAAGAACAGTAGCATATTTAAGTAGCGATGGCGAGACAAGAAATATGTGATGCTCCAGCTAAAAATAAGGCATCTCGGGCTCCAGATAGCGTTCGACAAGAGACAATTATGTCGTCTACTAGAATGCAGTATTTCCCATGTATTAGTGGTGCATGTGCTTTTGAAACAGTACATGAGGGCTCTTTTTTATTCCCACTGACCACGTGAAGTGTATCTGGCGGGGCGACGGTTATGCCCGTTTTGGCACTTATACGTGCCATATACATATATATAGTATGAAATTGCCAGAAGCCATGTGTCCGAATACGTGTTTTTGTGCAGGGAATAAATACCACAACAGTTTCTAAGGGACGTTGTAGTAGAGCCATTTCTTTAACTTCTTTGTATATAAAATGTGAGAAGAGTTTACTAACGTTGTGGTCATTAAAACATCGAAGTTCCTCTAGGAGAGATCTAATAATAGGAGCTTGGTATGAAAATAGTGCTTGCATACCCAGCGGCACTGTACTTCTGATGTGTTTTCCCAAGAATGCATGTGGCTCTATTATGTATATGTCTCCAGCGCGTAATGATTGTGCTGCTATTGATGCTGAGGAGGGAGGAAATATTTGATGTGTGATTGTGTTGGTCAAAAAT
Proteins encoded:
- a CDS encoding tail fiber domain-containing protein codes for the protein VASSTGTSLFTVTQGGNVGIGSSTPSSRFTVINTNPNLGNASFGTGDGVTAQFGGFATGQASDGSTVKATGIGALASGVAGTVIGPASITASGSGSFAFGSASGFGGDDTIVASGVGALAFGTVDAGAGKILASGDGSFAGGNVALGNITATQSSAFAWGSNINATQNYAIAFGTGYTNNTASTFQVGYGATPTLTVNATQVGVGSTSPIARLSVTGSAGINPFVVASSTGTQLFNILQNGNVGVGTTTPGAKLSVTSTAAGVPFLVASSSGAVMARINSNGGLYIHNDTNGEALRIQQNGGSRIMLIDGQGMSFNTVVSVGKTNTWAGVGALEVQTATVGRVGVWVKGEASQTAALFRGVNSSNITMSELKADGGAYFYEKVGIGSTTPISTLTVVGTSTANPFTVASSTGSSLLTVLKNGNVGIGSSNPTYKLTVAGTSNFTGTSNFTGANVTGTLTVTNGLDGVFLSEAIYSDEAGLYSNNSTQQIATFDSNTGLYNYGDQVFVAANSGIGIGSTSPNAKLAVKSNPGLNPVAIASSSGLTLFTIIQNGNTGIGTTSPQKKLHVYTTADEAPVRFEDSNGYCEINPTSTTWTCTSDVNLKKDIMTLASTDMAGKVMALNPVTFKWKNQTTDDLRYGLIAQEVEEVFPEFVQTDERGNKSVSYGSFTPVLISAVQSIDARVKTLEESLADAQASMSSSVGEWIGTQISAVIGSFKKIKVEEGMEIKDQKTGDVYCVTISDGEWLKTKGECGSEPVTGGNDEPVEPPTDPIDEPVDDPVDPIQTPVGVPVENPTEPEPVEEVHDSEGVPETNEPNEASGDESGDSSGGDSSEGGDTGSEAGE
- a CDS encoding class I SAM-dependent methyltransferase, encoding MTHWYQTYIVPKLLNYEMYSKDLEDTREEVLVNATGIVLEIGIGPGYNFAHYKQIEKLYALDPSEGLIKIAKTRATALSYPVEFLESSAEAILLPNHSIDTVVSTWTLCSVTDLPQVLKEISRVLKPTGKFIFADHGVSPLKITHIIQTCFTFLTKHFTGNCHYDRNIKEMIVQAGFSFEKIDCSQEKSKPLIYNYIGIAKRA
- a CDS encoding phosphoribosyltransferase; its protein translation is MKKIMPFKEVYQNIACHTQFLTNTITHQIFPPSSASIAAQSLRAGDIYIIEPHAFLGKHIRSTVPLGMQALFSYQAPIIRSLLEELRCFNDHNVSKLFSHFIYKEVKEMALLQRPLETVVVFIPCTKTRIRTHGFWQFHTIYMYMARISAKTGITVAPPDTLHVVSGNKKEPSCTVSKAHAPLIHGKYCILVDDIIVSCRTLSGARDALFLAGASHISCLAIAT